The DNA segment ATGTGATGCTTCTGGGATTGGTATAAGTGCTGTTTTGATGCAGAAAAAACGAACCATTATCTTTTTCAGTGAAAAGTTGAATTTAGCTTAGTGCAAATATTCAACTTATGACAAAGAATCATATGCTTTGGTTCGAATTTTGGAGGTTTGGCAACACTACCTCTTACCTAAGGATGTATGATTCACACATATCATGATTTTTTGAAGCACCTAAAAGGACAAAGTAAGCTTGATAAAAGACCTGCTAAATGGGTGAAATTCATTGAGACTTTTCATATGTGATTGCCTTTAAACAAGGTAAAGAGAATGTAGTTGTTGATGCTTCATCTAGGAGGTATGATTTGattattacatttatttttaagttGTTCGAATTTGAGATTTTAAAGGATTTGTATAAAACTGATTTTGAACTTTTTGCTATTTATGCCTCTTGTAAACATAGTgcatttaacaaattttatatatatggagGTTTTCTGTTTCGTGGAAATAGATTTTGTGTGCCTGCTTGTTCTATTAGGGACTTGTTCTGGAATCACTTAATAGGAGTTTGATCGGTTATTTTGGTGTGCATAAGACATTCGATGTATTATCTGAATATTTTTACTAGCCACATATGTGTAGAGATGTTGAAAAATTTTGCACAAAGTATATTGCATGTAAACAAGCTAAATCTAAGTCTTTACCACATGGTTTGTATACTTCTTTACATGTTTCTGTAGGGTTGATATTTTTATAGATTTTATTCTTGGTTTGCCTCGAACAAAGAAAGGTAGAGATAGTATTATTGTTGTGGTAAACTGGTTTAGTAAAATGATCCATTTCATTACATGCCATAAAATTGATGATGCAACAAACATTGCTGATCTATTTTTTAGCGAGGTTATGCGCTTGCATGGTGTTCCAAACTATTAGTTCTTATCGtgacataaaatttttagttatttttagaaaatgttATGGGATAAATTGGGCATAAAATTATCATCAAGGATCTTATTATGTCTTGTTGTTGGTAAGaatatgaaaacttgaaaaaatcgTTTACCTTTTATTGACTTTTCTTATAATAGAACAATTTACTCTTCTACAGACTTTTCTCCTTTTAAACTTGTGTATggttttaatcttttaattgtTTTGGACTTATTACCTTTGCTTTTGAATGATCTTGTTAGCTTGGATGGAGAAGGTAAAGCTAAAAAGGTTAAAGCAATGCACTTGAAAATACGTGAAttgattgaaaagaaaaagtaggttGATAGCTCAAAAGGTGAATAAAGATCAAAGACAACTTGTCTTTGAACCTGGTGACAGAGTATGGGTTCATTTGAGAAAGGACAGGGTTCCtactaaaaaaatccaaattagaCCTAGGAGTGATGGTCCATTTTAGGTGCTCGAAAGGATCAATAAAAATGCTTAGAAGATTGATCTTCCAGGTGAATATAATGTGTCaactatttttaatgtctttaaCATATCTCCTTTTAATTTAAATGCAGATTCGAGGGCGAATCTTTTCAAAAGAGAGGGAATGATACGACTTCTGCGGAATAAACTGAGAACTATCATATGTCAATTGGTCCAATTACAAAAGCAATAataaagagaataaaagaaggTTTTGCAAATATGGCTAAATCATTTGTTCAGATGATGCATCAAGAATTAGGCAAAATAATGGTTAACGATTATAGAATGCCAAACGTCTTACTATCTAAAAGTTGCATTGAAAATTCTCGTTAGTCAAATTTAAACAAATATGCATCACtttcttaatatttattttaaaatttatttttatgtttatgtttattttgtttgttttagacCCAATTATGATTtgactcatttttattttagtgaatTTATGAGTTAAGGCTTTTAacttaagaaatataaaaacttttaaaatatgtGTGAACAAGAAAGGTAAAGTGATTTCCTTTAACTATTACATCAGAAAATCAAATTGAAGTAgaagagtttttttttatattttgtgttttatcttGGATTCCATTCATCGTATTCACTCGCACACCCAACATTTTTTAAGAGTAATTCTTATCCACCAAGATTCAGACCCAGACACTTTATATCTATCTTCTTTTGAATACACCGAATCtttgttaaatttaaacataattTCCAGAGTCTTCCCCTTTCAGAGATAGCATTTTCCTCAGGATAACTACTCAGGTAGAAATCACCCATGGATAAAATCCTTTAATGATTCACGAGTGGTCATGATGACGGTGACGAATATCAAATATGAAATGCATAAACGGATGAAACGTGCACGGAACactttgtcacaagtaacatcAGTTAATTACTTGATTTAATTTTCAACATTCTATGAATAAGGACCAGAATATTCGAATTGGTTTCCCCATCCTAGTGAACTACAGaatcaatcaaacaattaaTTCAATGTGCTATGAAAACAAGGCTATCCTGGAACTGTTGTTTCATTAAAGTAACCAGCTtagtcaaaatcaaaataattggtATTGCCTAACAATCAGCCAAGACAATAATTGCCCAACAGCAGGGGCTAAAAACATGCATTACAAATCAGCAGAGCCACTTACAAGAAGATATCAGTTGGATATATGTGAATTTATATCCATGAAATAAACAAATCGACCTGTACAATACGGAAAGACCCTTGGTCTCAAAGTACTAGTATTTCTTTTACGTTTGTATATTGATCTTATACTTCTGTGTCTCTTCTTTTCACAGTAATTTCAGCCTTCAATCAAGTTGAGATCACAGACCAGAAGTGCATACAGATGCCATAGAATAAATCTTGCCCCTACCATCAGTCTTTTGAGGTCGCTGAGAAGGTCAATATTGAATCCTGTCATAGAAACGGCGGAAAACATTTGataagcacaaaagaattaaTGAGGATTCTAGCATAGTCTACAAGTCGCATGTACTGAAATGCTGAAGTAAAATTTCTGTTGCAAAAACACCATATGCAATGAAATCTGAAAGCCCAATAATCGGACTACACAACAGAAAAACAGTTTGCTCTCTGTTAATATAAGGCATCAGATAATTTTAACTTTGAAGTACGCTACTTATAAACTGGCGCcagcacaaaataaaaattaaatgttgGTAACTAACCTTCCAACTTCCAAGATGTAAATTACTGCTTGCTAGATTTTGCCCAAAAGAATCCCTTCTTTTTTGTAGGGTGGTTATCTAACATGGATCTAGAACCCTTTGATCCAAGTGAAAAGTGTCGCCTCAGAAATGGTTTCCCAAACGAGCTTCTCCCACTGGAACTAGATTCCATCCTTGGAGCTTTCCCTTTAAGTCCTCTGCCTTTAAAGTGATCATACACAATTGACTCATCATCAATATCACTGTCCACAACCCGATTCCTTGATTTCTTGTTTCTAGCCTTTAAATCCATTTCAGCTTTTAAAGCTTTTTCGGACAGCTTCATAGTTTGTTTCTCACCAAAAGTACAGACTGGACAACCAGGATCATACTTGTTTACTTCAGGTGTCAAACTCTCCAAACATTCAGCATGATAGACATGTCCGCAGGTAAGAACAGCAACTACAGACAGGTCATTATTTGCAATTATCTTTTGGGTGCTCCAAGAAGACTTCTCAGTTAAAAGCCTCGAGCAAACACCACATGTTTGCAAATCAACTGGTGAAGTTGAAAACTGACTACTGGAATTGAGCAACCTTTCACGATTAAATCCAAAGGACTCGCTGTCAAATGACCATCTTTCTTTGTGGGGAGTCCCCATAAGCTCAGAATAGCCAGGTATAGACCAACCATCTGAAGATCCACCATGTGAGCCCATCCCTGATTCATTGCTCCATGAAGGATGATGCAATGGCCTTTCTTCAGACACAGAAAAGCTGCTTGGTGACTTAAATGCTGGGATTCTGCTATCAGAGACTTGCCGAAACAGTTGGTGTCCTGTTGAATGGCCAGGCCACCTTAATGGAGTTGTACCTGAAGGAGGTATATTACTTTGGGAGGATATAGGAGACGCCGACAATGAAGTTGACGGTAATGATGGTTTTGTGGGAGATGGGCATGATACTATTGATGATTCTGCCAAACCCTTCACCTAGAAAATGATCCATAATCAAGGGGATAGTTTTGTTATCTcggaaaaatacataaaaaaaatattttaaaaaagggaTAGTTTTGTTATGCAAACGTAGAGGAGGGAGGGAGGGAGTAAACTTCACCGTTATGATCTCACCTGATCCACACTCACATCAATGGAAACATCCCTTGAAATTGATTGATCTGCAAATGAACATGAACACTTATGTTAgatattataaaataactatCTAGTTGGGACTCCAGGGAATAGTCTAACCAGTGAATAAACTAAGACATCATGACACGCTACTTATTTCTAAGAGTAGGGCCAATTCTTGCATGGGCTGGGGGTGGAGCATACATGGATTGAGGCCACTGTGCCTTTACAGAGGACTACCCTTATAAGTAACTATAGTTGCTGTTCCTTTTCATTCCCTTAGGGTTTGATGGCTTCTAAGCAAGAAACAAATGTGTCTAAAACACTCCCAAGTTTGGAAATTTAATGCAACAGCATCACATATAGCAAGGTATAGCATGGAGAAATGAATGCAAAACACAATCCTAAAGCGTCCAATTTGAGTAGGTCCATGGAGTGAACTTAGTGGAGGTTACCTGAAGTAGAATTTCTGGGTTGTGCAGCAGTTCCTTCGGATACAAAGGATTTTTGGCATCTATTTCTTTGATGAATCTGCAATGGACTTCCATCCTCTGATACGTAAGCTGATCCATTTTTATGCTCTGAACCATCGTTCCTGCTAACCCCATCAGAAAACCAATTGATAGAAGTATCTTCACCAGCCACACGCCCCCGATGATCCCAGCGAAAGCTCCACGTTGGGGAGCACCGAACATTGCGATGCAAAATATCACTGGTTGATCCGCTTTGAATAGTTTTATCTCTTGAAGCAACGCAACAAGCAGCACCCATAGTAGAACAAATTAAATAACCGCCTTTTTATCTTACACAACCACCAACTGCATCCCTGAACACAAGATTACATTAATTTCACCCGCGAATAGCGCAGTTCATTGCAATTATTGCTCATATATGACAGCCAAACGTATAATTCTCAACAATTAATCATTTTCATAGAAAAGTTAGTCTTGCATAATATAATTTCATAGGCAAAAGGTAATAGTTTCTAATTTCTTCATATAATAATTTTGCCCCAAATTCGAAAGCGATCTATCTAAATAGAACACAACAGGAATTAAACACACAGGATTTTGATACAGACATACAGTAGAGTCGAGCCTtgaagaggaaaaaaagaaaaagagagacaGAAGCGTATATGTTAttgtgataaataaataattgttgaaATCAGtgtgaagacaaggaagaaaagagaaaaggaagtGAATGAAACGAAGAAAAGGCAACACATCTGCGGAAAGAAATATGTAGAGGTGTGCGGAGAAGTGGAATAGGGATCCGAAATCAGTGATGAGAGAAAGGAATCAAGAGAAGGAGTGAAGAGCTGCAAAGTGTGTGTTGATagcaataataattaattgaaataaggAAGCAAGTAATTTAGAAATTGTGTTGATAGAAAAGGCGAAGGGATACAAAGGAAGAACGTACCTTTAACAAAAGCAGGTGCCACGGGAGCAGCAGCTGAAAGTTGAGgctgagagagaaagagagagagagaagaagaagaagaagaagaagtagaagaaggggGTGATGTGTTGGTGAGACGGCGTTAGTATGAGTCAGTGAGTGGGGGCACTTGTCATGGTTACgggggttaactttgtcattgtgCTTTCTCCTCCGAATTTATGCCACCTCACCCTCACCCTCACCCCTCACCTTTATGCCTTTTACAATTGTTTTTTGTTCTCTCTTCCCCCCCAAAACTCAATTTTCAGCCCTTCATTCTCcacaacttttcttttattttatttaaaacgCAATAAcgaaacaataaaatttatatgaacACACATGTTTTGTAAATTATTCATGAATTCAGATATCAATATAAATCTCTCATGTTTATtttaacaagataaaaaaaatcataaataaagaTCATAATCACATATGTATATTTACTAGTATAATATCCTATTATGCATGAAGTGTATAGATAACCATTAACTATTTATTGGACATTTAACGTAACGATTATTGTCCATATTTACAATTTTATATTCGTAACTCTATAACATATTTTCTCTAGGCCAATTCTCTCCTGCCTTTAATTTTGGTGTCGAAATTACCgaagttatttttttagtaaattttaaatattaaaaaattatttatttttatattttttaatttaaatattaatttttgtttctttttagtAAGTTAGACAAGTGTATATAAACACTATAGCATAcattttttctctatttcaGCATAGGTGTTACATGTACattgatatatttttagtaaaaataaaaacatgattATAATTTTCACTAAAAAATTACGCTTTACATACACTCCAAGAAGAGCTTTCCTAGGCTTCTAGCAACACACCTATGCTCGATCTGCAAATAGAATCGGAAGCTCTATTATATTTCATCGAtcactaaattaatattattctgATGCTAATGATGTtttctacttcttttctttccttcggAACCATATGTTTTGACTACTTTAGCATCTTTAATAAACATATAGATTACAATTAGAAGTTTATTGCATAATAATTAGTAGATGTAACATTTTTTATCGATAAATGTTAGAATATTTATGGAGTGGAATTTAGGGCTAAAAAGTTTAGATATAAAAGTAGAGTGagtattatattttaacatgatAATTTTTGGTATAAAAATGTGAAAATTTAGTGAGGCATAAGGTTAGCAGCTAGCCCACTGTCTTAGCTTATGCAGTACTCGGAGTGGGGTGTACGCATTCCatgcttttcatttttatttttttcttttacataatttattaatttttatgagtttttttatGCTGCTTTTCATATTAAACAAGGAGTTTTTTTAGTAGAAAAAGtatcttctaaattttaaaaaattagataataaacaaaaataataaaaaaaatagaagaatcgGTTCACAAATATTATTATGGTCTATCTTATTATTATGACCTCTCGTATAATCTCTGCCCCCGAATCTTCTTactgttatttattattattattgctagatgtcacctttattattatttttgttattattattacgtttattattattattatcagcTAGTTATAGTTGATGGTGGGAAAAGAATAGAGAATCAGCATTCAGCCGTTTGAAGCTTCGTCTCTAGCTGGTCGTAACAGAATCAAATCGACTAAAGACATCAACGAAGAATATTGTTGActtctctaataataataattattattattattattattagatatcaccttcattattattattattattacacaaaattttaatttaattttttagaaaaatatgatTGGGTCTTTTTACTATTACTACTATTACTACTACTAGTTACTACTACTacgattattattattattattattagatgtcaccctcattattatttttgttattgcaTGAGTCATATTAGATAGTGAATAGTAATTGAGTCTGAATTATTTGTTTGTGTGGGTGTGTGAAATATGGAGCTAATGTTTAGTATTGGGGATGTCTAATCcacttgataaaaaaaaattaatttcattttagaagataaaatataattttttattatttatttcataggtAGTACTAAGagaaaatatgagagaaaaattatttaaaagtaagagatcatacttttttttcaaaagtgaaaattcaaaatttctaaattcatttaattttaggTCAAAATTAGTATTTCTAACAAGTTCAGTATACATACAATTTAAGTCATTTATTTAAACggaaaagctctgcatacaagccattagggcttggatgctttacaagtttattaaacaataaaatcaaaatatgtgCTGCTCCACGTACGTTGattacacgcgctatataaCATCCCGCGTATATCTAacttccaaatttaaaatatttgtttccttcttcgttttcgttattttgagatttggttcttcttcttctcgcgcgTCTTCCCTCATTCTTCTCCATCGatcttttcctctccttttctcactggtatgttcttcgtttacgttacctttttctctctctgcaactcgagcTTCGTTTTatcttttgatttgttgttttctgaaatcaaagtttgaactcgttttgaagataatggatcattcaacctcagattgtcagctgaatccaggcgaagtggattatgaatttgaatctaacgaagttcctgaggtttgatttacatagGATTAGTATGAATTTTCTTTcagtaatttgtatagcattgtgtagtTTAAAAATTGCTGAACATTGACTGTGAAAGTAACACGTTAACATGAATCTGTCGATTCAATATATTAGTTGTGATTAATTACctggaatttatagcagacgctcgggtgtagatcaattcttctttgggtgtattttagctagaagtgtgggtgtatctacactttactggttttttgttatttttaattgagttgttgttgttcaNNNNNNNNNNNNNNNNNNNNNNNNNNNNNNNNNNNNNNNNNNNNNNNNNNNNNNNNNNNNNNNNNNNNNNNNNNNNNNNNNNNNNNNNNNNNNNNNNNNNNNNNNNNNNNNNNNNNNNNNNNNNNNNNNNNNNNNNNNNNNNNNNNNNNNNNNNNNNNNNNNNNNNNNNNNNNNNNNNNNNNNNNNNNNNNNNNNNNNNNNNNNNNNNNNNNNNNNNNNNNNNNNNNNNNNNNNNNNNNNNNNNNNNNNNNNNNNNNNNNNNNNNNNNNNNNNNNNNNNNNNNNNNNNNNNNNNNNNNNNNNNNNNNNNNNNNNNNNNNNNNNNNNNNNNNNNNNNNNNNNNNNNNNNNNNNNNNNNNNNNNNNNNNNNNNNNNNNNNNNNNNNNNNNNNNNNNNNNNNNNNNNNNNNNNNNNNNNNNNNNNNNNNNNNNNNNNNNNNNNNNNNN comes from the Arachis duranensis cultivar V14167 chromosome 7, aradu.V14167.gnm2.J7QH, whole genome shotgun sequence genome and includes:
- the LOC107459056 gene encoding uncharacterized protein LOC107459056 translates to MGAACCVASRDKTIQSGSTSDILHRNVRCSPTWSFRWDHRGRVAGEDTSINWFSDGVSRNDGSEHKNGSAYVSEDGSPLQIHQRNRCQKSFVSEGTAAQPRNSTSDQSISRDVSIDVSVDQVKGLAESSIVSCPSPTKPSLPSTSLSASPISSQSNIPPSGTTPLRWPGHSTGHQLFRQVSDSRIPAFKSPSSFSVSEERPLHHPSWSNESGMGSHGGSSDGWSIPGYSELMGTPHKERWSFDSESFGFNRERLLNSSSQFSTSPVDLQTCGVCSRLLTEKSSWSTQKIIANNDLSVVAVLTCGHVYHAECLESLTPEVNKYDPGCPVCTFGEKQTMKLSEKALKAEMDLKARNKKSRNRVVDSDIDDESIVYDHFKGRGLKGKAPRMESSSSGRSSFGKPFLRRHFSLGSKGSRSMLDNHPTKKKGFFWAKSSKQ